Proteins encoded within one genomic window of Vulgatibacter sp.:
- a CDS encoding DNA alkylation repair protein, which produces MQLAEAMAALEAAGTEQNRKIYRRHGMPDPLFGVSFAVFGKLQKSIKRDQALADALWATGNGDARLLASMIADPAAAPLERWAAALDNYFSTDIFVKHVAAPAPGAWERARTWIDADGEWIERAGWSTLTHLAMGKLPIADDEWLAFLPRIEREVQGAKNRVRDGMLALVAAIGLRNEALRGPALAAAARIGHVEVDHGETSCETIDAAGMIERGWARKAGKPLPPKRVSAGAKKKAAPAAKPAGRTARAPAKKATPAPKKGTKK; this is translated from the coding sequence ATGCAGCTGGCTGAGGCGATGGCGGCGCTGGAAGCGGCGGGCACGGAGCAGAACCGGAAGATCTACCGGCGCCACGGCATGCCCGATCCGCTCTTCGGCGTGAGCTTTGCCGTCTTCGGCAAGCTTCAGAAATCGATCAAGCGCGACCAGGCGCTGGCCGACGCGCTCTGGGCCACGGGCAACGGGGACGCGCGGCTCCTCGCTTCGATGATCGCCGACCCGGCGGCGGCGCCGCTGGAGCGCTGGGCCGCCGCCCTCGACAACTACTTCTCCACCGACATCTTCGTAAAACACGTGGCGGCGCCTGCACCGGGTGCGTGGGAGCGGGCGCGCACGTGGATCGACGCCGACGGCGAGTGGATCGAGCGGGCGGGCTGGTCGACGCTCACGCACCTGGCGATGGGCAAGCTGCCGATCGCCGACGACGAATGGCTCGCCTTCCTGCCGCGGATCGAGCGCGAGGTGCAGGGCGCGAAGAACCGCGTGCGCGATGGGATGCTCGCGCTCGTCGCCGCCATCGGCCTGCGCAACGAGGCGCTGCGCGGGCCTGCCCTCGCTGCTGCGGCGCGCATCGGCCACGTCGAGGTCGATCACGGCGAGACCTCGTGTGAGACGATCGACGCAGCGGGGATGATCGAGCGGGGCTGGGCCCGCAAGGCCGGGAAGCCGTTGCCGCCGAAGCGGGTTTCCGCCGGGGCGAAGAAGAAGGCGGCGCCTGCCGCGAAGCCCGCGGGCAGGACGGCCCGGGCGCCAGCGAAGAAGGCCACCCCCGCGCCGAAGAAGGGCACGAAGAAGTGA
- the pnp gene encoding polyribonucleotide nucleotidyltransferase — protein MNHIVKKADLQGKEITIETGKIAKQADGSVIVRQGDSMVLVTVVSAKEKKEGLDFFPLTCDYQEKLAAAGKIPGSFFRREGRPSDKETLTSRVIDRSLRPLFPEGYQNETQVIATVLSWDPNADTDVLALTGASCAIACSDIPFNGPIAGVRVCRIDGQLVANPSHEDRERADLEIIMAASKDAITMVEGGAAEVPEDVMVEALLFGQAAVQNLLRVQEELTRELGKTEKRAFEPPKVDEALRTQLKEIAWEPIKAAYGNAEKGPRYAALSVAKKQAMAAMKEKLGDSYASREKELKGYFEDFKYDYMRGMIVNEGVRIAGRKHDEIRSIWSEVGALPRSHGSAIFTRGETQSICTATLGTGDDEQRIEMLTGMHFKRFLLHYNFPPYSVGEVKFLRSPGRREIGHGALAERALRYVMPSEEQFQYVVRITSDITESNGSSSMATVCGGCLALMDAGVPIKAPVAGIAMGLIKEGDKIAILSDILGDEDHLGDMDFKVCGTAKGITSIQMDIKITGVTREILERALNQARDGRNHILGKMLEALPESRKEISQFAPRITSIKIRPERIKDVIGPGGKVVKDIIARTGCSVDINDDGTINIASSDSVKVDQAIQMIRNLTQEAEIGKVYMGTVRRIVEFGAFVEIFPGTDGLVHISELSDKRVKSVSDVLNEGDEVMVKVISVDRQGKIRLSRKEALAGAAGGGEGGEAGGEGQAQA, from the coding sequence ATGAACCACATCGTCAAGAAGGCCGATCTCCAGGGCAAGGAGATCACCATCGAGACCGGCAAGATCGCCAAGCAGGCGGACGGCTCGGTCATCGTCCGCCAGGGCGACTCGATGGTCCTCGTCACCGTCGTCAGCGCCAAGGAGAAGAAGGAGGGTCTCGACTTCTTCCCCCTGACCTGTGACTACCAGGAGAAGCTGGCTGCAGCCGGCAAGATCCCGGGCTCGTTCTTCCGCCGCGAGGGCCGCCCCTCCGACAAGGAGACGCTCACCTCCCGCGTGATCGACCGCTCGCTCCGGCCGCTCTTCCCCGAGGGCTACCAGAACGAGACCCAGGTCATCGCCACCGTGCTCTCCTGGGATCCGAACGCCGACACCGACGTGCTCGCGCTCACCGGCGCGTCCTGCGCGATCGCCTGCTCGGACATCCCCTTCAACGGCCCCATCGCCGGCGTGCGCGTCTGCCGCATCGACGGCCAGCTGGTCGCCAACCCGAGCCACGAGGACCGCGAGCGCGCCGACCTCGAGATCATCATGGCCGCGTCGAAGGACGCGATCACGATGGTCGAGGGTGGCGCCGCCGAGGTGCCCGAGGACGTGATGGTCGAGGCGCTGCTCTTCGGCCAGGCCGCGGTGCAGAACCTGCTCCGCGTGCAGGAGGAGCTGACCCGCGAGCTCGGCAAGACCGAGAAGCGCGCCTTCGAGCCGCCGAAGGTCGACGAGGCCCTGCGGACCCAGCTCAAGGAGATCGCCTGGGAGCCGATCAAGGCCGCCTACGGCAACGCCGAGAAGGGCCCGCGCTACGCGGCGCTCTCCGTCGCCAAGAAGCAGGCGATGGCGGCGATGAAGGAGAAGCTCGGCGACTCGTACGCGTCCCGCGAGAAGGAGCTCAAGGGCTACTTCGAGGACTTCAAGTACGACTACATGCGCGGAATGATCGTCAACGAGGGCGTCCGCATCGCCGGTCGCAAGCACGACGAGATCCGCAGCATCTGGAGCGAGGTGGGTGCGCTTCCCCGCAGCCACGGCTCGGCGATCTTCACCCGTGGCGAGACGCAGTCGATCTGCACCGCGACCCTCGGCACCGGTGACGACGAGCAGCGCATCGAGATGCTCACGGGCATGCACTTCAAGCGCTTCCTGCTCCACTACAACTTCCCGCCCTACTCGGTGGGCGAGGTGAAGTTCCTCCGCTCGCCGGGCCGCCGCGAAATCGGCCACGGTGCGCTGGCGGAGCGCGCGCTGCGCTACGTGATGCCGAGCGAGGAGCAGTTCCAGTACGTCGTCCGCATCACCTCCGACATCACCGAGTCGAACGGCTCGTCGTCGATGGCCACGGTCTGCGGCGGCTGCCTCGCGCTGATGGACGCCGGCGTGCCGATCAAGGCGCCGGTGGCCGGCATCGCCATGGGTCTGATCAAGGAGGGCGACAAGATCGCCATCCTCTCGGACATCCTCGGCGACGAGGATCACCTCGGCGACATGGACTTCAAGGTCTGCGGCACCGCCAAGGGGATCACGTCCATCCAGATGGACATCAAGATCACCGGCGTGACCCGGGAGATCCTCGAGCGCGCGCTCAACCAGGCCCGCGACGGCAGGAACCACATCCTCGGCAAGATGCTCGAGGCGCTGCCCGAGTCCCGCAAGGAGATCTCGCAGTTCGCCCCGCGGATCACCTCGATCAAGATCCGCCCCGAGCGCATCAAGGACGTCATCGGGCCCGGCGGCAAGGTGGTGAAGGACATCATCGCCCGCACCGGCTGCTCGGTGGACATCAACGACGACGGCACCATCAACATCGCCTCGTCGGACAGCGTCAAGGTCGACCAGGCCATCCAGATGATCCGCAACCTCACCCAGGAGGCGGAGATCGGGAAGGTCTACATGGGCACGGTGCGCCGCATCGTGGAGTTCGGCGCCTTCGTGGAGATCTTCCCGGGCACCGACGGCCTCGTCCACATCTCGGAGCTCTCCGACAAGCGCGTCAAGAGCGTCAGCGACGTGCTCAACGAGGGCGACGAGGTGATGGTCAAGGTCATCTCCGTCGACCGCCAGGGCAAGATCCGCCTCTCCCGCAAGGAGGCGCTCGCTGGCGCCGCCGGCGGCGGCGAGGGCGGCGAGGCCGGTGGCGAGGGGCAGGCCCAGGCCTGA
- the rpsO gene encoding 30S ribosomal protein S15 encodes MALLKDRKQELVSKFARGEGDTGSPEVQIALLSERITYLTEHFKTHAKDHHSRRGLLKLVGQRRRLLDYLKRKDVSRYKTVIDALGIRK; translated from the coding sequence ATGGCATTGCTCAAGGACCGGAAGCAGGAGCTCGTCTCGAAGTTCGCCCGCGGTGAGGGTGACACGGGTTCCCCCGAGGTGCAGATCGCGCTCCTCTCCGAGCGCATCACCTACCTCACCGAGCACTTCAAGACCCACGCGAAGGATCACCACTCGCGCCGCGGTCTGCTCAAGCTGGTCGGCCAGCGTCGGCGTCTTCTCGACTACCTGAAGCGCAAGGACGTGAGCCGCTACAAGACCGTCATCGACGCGCTCGGAATCCGGAAGTAG
- the truB gene encoding tRNA pseudouridine(55) synthase TruB, whose translation MDGVLIVDKPIGPTSFDVVRRVRALGSGRKAGHTGTLDPMATGVLPVCLGDATKIASFITEGDKEYEGVVQLGVETDSYDATGKVVAERSIAAVKPAEVERAVAAMQGEYWQTPPMFSAVKVGGKRLYELARKGEEIERKPRKVNLERIELTRYDAQTGAATIFVHCSKGTYVRSIAHELGEALGVGGHLMALRRLRSGPFSLDRAVPLPVILDLAASGRQDEIARFVVPMSEALAELPEARLDETRARKVAYGMVLGARDLAESGLPRQEEGVRVRITGPGGRLLAVAEQRQGTLRYVRVLVTPQDLLGS comes from the coding sequence GTGGACGGCGTCCTCATCGTCGACAAGCCCATCGGCCCCACCTCCTTCGACGTGGTGCGCCGCGTCCGCGCCCTGGGCTCCGGCCGCAAGGCAGGACATACCGGCACGCTCGATCCGATGGCGACCGGTGTTCTTCCCGTCTGCCTGGGTGACGCCACCAAGATCGCCTCCTTCATCACCGAGGGTGACAAGGAGTACGAGGGCGTCGTCCAGCTCGGGGTGGAGACCGACAGCTACGACGCCACCGGCAAGGTGGTGGCCGAGCGCTCCATCGCCGCGGTGAAGCCCGCCGAGGTGGAACGGGCGGTCGCCGCGATGCAGGGCGAGTACTGGCAGACGCCGCCGATGTTCTCGGCGGTGAAGGTCGGCGGCAAGCGGCTCTACGAGCTGGCCCGCAAGGGCGAGGAGATCGAGCGGAAGCCCCGCAAGGTCAACCTCGAGCGGATCGAGCTCACCCGCTACGACGCGCAGACCGGCGCCGCCACGATCTTCGTCCACTGCTCCAAGGGCACCTACGTGCGCTCGATCGCCCACGAGCTGGGCGAGGCGCTCGGCGTGGGCGGCCACCTGATGGCGCTCCGGCGTCTGCGGAGCGGCCCCTTCTCCCTCGATCGCGCGGTGCCCCTGCCGGTGATCCTCGACCTGGCGGCCTCCGGCAGGCAGGACGAGATCGCCCGTTTCGTGGTGCCGATGTCCGAGGCCCTCGCGGAGCTGCCCGAGGCGCGGCTCGACGAGACGCGGGCGCGCAAGGTGGCCTACGGCATGGTTCTCGGGGCCAGGGACCTCGCCGAGAGCGGGCTGCCGCGGCAGGAGGAGGGGGTCCGGGTCCGGATCACCGGCCCCGGCGGGCGCCTGCTCGCGGTGGCGGAGCAGCGGCAGGGCACGCTGCGCTACGTGCGCGTGCTGGTCACCCCGCAGGACCTGCTCGGCTCCTGA
- the rbfA gene encoding 30S ribosome-binding factor RbfA, translated as MAHDRPQRVGQLIQEELGRLVTKGFKDPRIGFVTFTGVKVSPDLRQAVVYWSMFGADEAQRNETAAGLKAATGFMKREIGSALSLRYVPDLRFVYDEAIDRGDRIDRLLRQVKEEEAARTSDDEAPGVPGGENES; from the coding sequence GTGGCACACGACAGACCGCAGCGCGTCGGGCAGCTCATCCAGGAAGAGCTCGGCCGCCTCGTCACCAAGGGGTTCAAGGACCCCCGGATCGGCTTCGTCACCTTCACCGGCGTGAAGGTGAGCCCCGATCTGCGACAGGCGGTGGTCTACTGGTCGATGTTCGGCGCCGACGAGGCGCAGCGGAACGAGACGGCGGCGGGCCTCAAGGCAGCCACCGGCTTCATGAAGCGCGAGATCGGTTCGGCCTTGAGCCTCCGCTACGTCCCCGACCTCCGCTTCGTCTACGACGAGGCGATCGATCGCGGCGACCGCATCGACAGGCTCCTCCGGCAGGTGAAGGAGGAGGAGGCGGCGCGCACGAGCGACGACGAAGCCCCCGGCGTTCCGGGTGGCGAGAACGAGAGCTGA
- a CDS encoding DUF503 domain-containing protein: MVVGTLRFVLQIPGSASLKAKRHVMRKVIDRVRARFNVAIAEVGDNDLWQKATIGVAAVGNDRAFVNEVLDKVLRSVEEGGAEAFVVSHELEILTLSEMYGGGRSHSERTLAEAEGLAPPFGFEDGDEGAGDEDYPSLEELEEAAASYQAPGPKGRRR, from the coding sequence ATGGTCGTCGGCACCCTCCGCTTCGTGTTGCAGATCCCCGGATCCGCGTCGCTCAAGGCCAAGCGCCACGTGATGCGCAAGGTCATCGACCGGGTCCGGGCCCGCTTCAACGTCGCGATAGCAGAGGTCGGCGACAACGACCTCTGGCAGAAGGCGACCATCGGCGTGGCGGCGGTCGGCAACGACCGCGCCTTCGTCAACGAGGTCCTCGACAAGGTGCTGCGCTCCGTGGAGGAGGGCGGCGCCGAGGCCTTCGTCGTTTCCCACGAGCTCGAGATCCTCACCCTCTCGGAGATGTACGGCGGCGGCCGCTCCCACTCGGAGCGGACGCTGGCAGAGGCGGAGGGACTCGCCCCTCCCTTCGGTTTCGAAGACGGGGACGAGGGGGCGGGGGACGAGGACTATCCTTCCCTCGAAGAGCTCGAAGAGGCCGCGGCCTCGTACCAGGCGCCCGGGCCGAAGGGCCGGCGCCGCTAG
- the infB gene encoding translation initiation factor IF-2, with protein MAKKRVYELAKELGMQNKELVDWLQAHGYDEVKSHSSSLDDDQAQAVTDKIQAERNPSPAAPPPKGFVVRRRRADIEPTTENAPAAARPAQQQGAPAPQQPERRPAAEPEFRPAVVVRRPPAPAPAGQPAAAVAQQAPEAAAPAAEAATENVAAAAAPEQPEAPAAAAQPEAAEREPAAAAAEAAPSPRVEAPSVPAPQPRTEVQVRPGAPGGAPRPQPRVEVRTPNLPGMRGPNVPVQEGVDPRTLRPTATQAVVISRPLIPIRRVTPPTSTFRPAPAAPGRTAIGERREVRVVPDSMGRGREFIDVTKDKAGQRRRGGSRFGAGPGTPGSPGEPGKMPSKQDLIDLARGRAHIPTRARKRKPTKKGAKTLITTPKESKRVIRIDEAISVSDLSQRLGAKANELIRKLMKMGVMASINQMLDLETAQLLATDYDHTVEKAGYEESQFISEEEDRAEDLKPRPPVVTIMGHVDHGKTSLLDALRSANVADGEAGGITQHIGAYSVNTAKGPVTFLDTPGHEAFTAMRARGAQATDVAVLVVAADDGVMPQTIESINHAKAAEVPVVVAINKMDKPDANPDRVKQMLAEHGLVPEDWGGDTIMVPVSAKAKLNLDLLLENIALQSEVLELAANPDKPAKGIVIESKLEKGRGPVATVLVQEGTLRAGDAVVCGQQYGKLRALNDYRGKQVKETLPGFPVEIIGLSGVPTAGDEFHVVKDIKAAEEVAKNRELVERKKEMAKTSKLTSREELFASIRKSEQKELKVILKADVGGSSEAVAQALLKLSTQKVRVNIIHKAVGAVTESDVNLAKASGALIVGFNVKPESKVQDAAARLDVDVRLYSIIYEAVDDVRLAMEGMLGFLTREKTIGKVEVRQIFSTPKGIIAGSAVTDGKIVRNAMARVFRERKQIHQGKIASLRRFKDDVREVAQGFECGLGFDGFNDLQVGDTLEVFEIEQIRQSL; from the coding sequence ATGGCGAAGAAGCGCGTGTACGAGCTCGCGAAAGAGCTCGGAATGCAGAACAAGGAGCTGGTCGACTGGCTCCAGGCGCACGGGTACGACGAAGTGAAGTCGCACTCCAGCTCGCTGGATGACGACCAGGCCCAGGCTGTGACAGACAAAATTCAGGCAGAGCGCAACCCCTCCCCCGCGGCCCCGCCGCCCAAGGGATTCGTCGTCCGTCGCCGTCGCGCGGACATCGAGCCCACCACCGAAAACGCTCCTGCAGCAGCGCGCCCCGCGCAGCAGCAGGGTGCGCCCGCCCCGCAGCAGCCGGAGCGTCGTCCCGCCGCAGAGCCGGAGTTCCGGCCCGCGGTCGTGGTCCGCCGTCCGCCTGCGCCGGCTCCCGCAGGGCAGCCCGCGGCAGCGGTCGCGCAGCAGGCGCCCGAAGCAGCGGCTCCCGCAGCGGAGGCAGCGACGGAGAACGTCGCAGCAGCAGCGGCGCCCGAGCAGCCCGAGGCACCGGCAGCAGCAGCGCAGCCCGAGGCTGCGGAGCGCGAGCCCGCCGCCGCAGCCGCCGAGGCAGCGCCTTCGCCCCGCGTGGAAGCCCCCTCGGTCCCGGCGCCGCAGCCGCGCACCGAGGTCCAGGTTCGTCCCGGCGCCCCCGGCGGCGCGCCGCGCCCGCAGCCCCGCGTCGAGGTTCGCACCCCGAACCTCCCGGGTATGCGTGGCCCCAACGTTCCGGTGCAGGAAGGCGTCGACCCGCGCACCCTGCGCCCGACCGCCACCCAGGCCGTGGTCATCTCGCGCCCGCTCATCCCGATCCGGCGCGTGACCCCGCCCACCTCGACGTTCCGTCCCGCCCCCGCGGCCCCCGGCCGCACGGCGATCGGCGAGCGCCGCGAGGTCCGCGTGGTCCCCGACTCGATGGGCCGCGGTCGTGAGTTCATCGACGTCACCAAGGACAAGGCCGGCCAGCGCCGCCGCGGCGGCTCGCGCTTCGGCGCAGGCCCCGGCACCCCTGGTAGCCCCGGTGAGCCCGGCAAGATGCCGTCGAAGCAGGACCTGATCGACCTGGCACGTGGCCGCGCCCACATCCCGACCCGCGCACGCAAGCGGAAGCCGACCAAGAAGGGCGCCAAGACCCTGATCACGACGCCGAAGGAGTCGAAGCGCGTGATCCGGATCGACGAGGCCATCTCGGTCTCCGATCTGTCGCAGCGCCTCGGTGCCAAGGCGAACGAGCTGATCCGCAAGCTGATGAAGATGGGCGTGATGGCGAGCATCAACCAGATGCTCGACCTCGAGACCGCCCAGCTCCTCGCCACCGACTACGACCACACGGTCGAGAAGGCCGGCTACGAGGAGTCGCAGTTCATCTCCGAGGAGGAGGATCGCGCCGAGGATCTCAAGCCGCGTCCGCCCGTGGTCACCATCATGGGCCACGTCGACCACGGCAAGACCTCGCTGCTCGACGCCCTCCGCTCCGCCAACGTCGCCGACGGCGAGGCGGGCGGCATCACCCAGCACATCGGCGCCTACTCGGTGAACACCGCCAAGGGCCCGGTCACCTTCCTCGACACCCCGGGCCACGAGGCGTTCACCGCCATGCGTGCCCGCGGCGCGCAGGCCACCGACGTGGCCGTGCTCGTGGTGGCTGCCGACGACGGCGTGATGCCCCAGACGATCGAGTCCATCAACCACGCCAAGGCCGCCGAAGTCCCGGTGGTGGTGGCGATCAACAAGATGGACAAGCCCGACGCCAACCCCGACCGCGTCAAGCAGATGCTGGCGGAGCACGGCCTCGTTCCGGAAGACTGGGGCGGCGACACCATCATGGTGCCCGTCTCCGCCAAGGCGAAGCTCAACCTCGACCTGCTGCTCGAGAACATCGCGCTGCAGTCCGAGGTCCTCGAACTCGCCGCCAACCCGGACAAGCCGGCCAAGGGCATCGTCATCGAGTCGAAGCTCGAGAAGGGCCGTGGCCCGGTTGCCACCGTCCTCGTGCAGGAGGGTACCCTCCGTGCCGGCGACGCAGTGGTGTGCGGCCAGCAGTACGGCAAGCTCCGTGCGCTGAACGACTACCGCGGCAAGCAGGTCAAGGAGACCCTCCCCGGCTTCCCGGTGGAGATCATCGGCCTCTCGGGCGTCCCCACCGCCGGTGACGAGTTCCACGTCGTCAAGGACATCAAGGCCGCCGAAGAGGTCGCGAAGAACCGCGAGCTCGTCGAGCGCAAGAAGGAGATGGCCAAGACCTCCAAGCTCACCTCCCGCGAGGAGCTCTTCGCCTCGATCCGGAAGAGCGAGCAGAAGGAGCTCAAGGTCATCCTCAAGGCCGACGTGGGCGGTTCGTCCGAGGCCGTCGCCCAGGCGTTGCTCAAGCTGTCCACGCAGAAGGTCCGCGTGAACATCATCCACAAGGCCGTGGGCGCGGTGACCGAATCCGACGTCAACCTGGCCAAGGCCTCCGGCGCCCTGATCGTCGGCTTCAACGTGAAGCCCGAGAGCAAGGTGCAGGACGCCGCAGCGCGCCTCGACGTGGACGTCCGGCTCTACTCCATCATCTACGAGGCAGTGGACGACGTCCGCCTCGCGATGGAGGGCATGCTCGGCTTCCTCACCCGCGAGAAGACCATCGGCAAGGTGGAGGTCCGCCAGATCTTCAGCACGCCGAAGGGCATCATCGCCGGCTCCGCCGTCACCGACGGCAAGATCGTCCGCAACGCCATGGCCCGGGTCTTCCGCGAGCGGAAGCAGATCCACCAGGGCAAGATCGCATCGCTGCGCCGCTTCAAGGACGACGTCCGCGAAGTTGCCCAGGGCTTCGAATGCGGTCTCGGCTTCGACGGCTTCAACGATCTGCAGGTCGGCGACACCCTCGAGGTCTTCGAGATCGAGCAGATCCGCCAGTCGCTGTAG
- a CDS encoding YlxR family protein yields MAAVRHEPTRTCLGCMGKEPKERLLRLVRGPTGEVTVDSTGTAPGRGAWVHPRTTCLTKAETPRALGRAFRGKAKAPRPGELLAEFAAAGLRLDEEQTRDRGAG; encoded by the coding sequence GTGGCAGCGGTGCGCCACGAGCCCACGCGAACCTGCCTGGGCTGCATGGGGAAGGAGCCGAAGGAGCGGCTCCTCCGCCTGGTTCGAGGCCCGACGGGCGAGGTCACGGTCGACAGCACCGGGACCGCGCCGGGGCGGGGCGCGTGGGTCCATCCGAGGACCACGTGCCTGACGAAAGCAGAGACGCCCCGGGCCCTGGGGCGTGCCTTCCGCGGCAAAGCGAAGGCGCCACGGCCCGGGGAGCTGCTTGCAGAATTTGCTGCCGCAGGCTTGCGGCTCGACGAAGAACAGACGCGGGATCGAGGCGCCGGTTGA
- the nusA gene encoding transcription termination factor NusA encodes MGQSVNLNLIIDQVAKDKGIDRQVIVDLLEQAILTAAKKTFGAERTLEAHYNPDKGVVEVFQALTVVEEVTDPLQEINQLTLEEARQKGIEAEAGDELVFQIFYRDEDAAEAKAQDDRYGDILKLKTFRRGFGRIAAQTAKQVILQRTRDAERENVYNEFKDRKGDIATGTVRRFERGNIIVDLVRAEAVLPIREQVPRETYRAGDRVQAYVLDVLRESKGPQIVLSRGSPHFLTKLFEMEVPEIAEGVVVIEAAAREPGGRAKIAVSSRDQDVDPVGACVGMKGSRVQAVVQELRGEKIDIVPFDPDPAAFVCSALAPAEVSRVLIDDANHAMEIIVPDDQLSLAIGRRGQNVRLAAQLTGWKLDINSETRVAELRDFAFHSLSQLPGMTDTLVEVLYAHGFRKAKDIADASPDVVVQIPGINPELIPEMQAKARSQMYDDAAELSRIEQEREAARIAEARRHPDELTPRERLIRVRGVSERTAEQLEAGGYNTVEDLIAEADVMKLGDNSGLGVKKAKQVKFAAEQYLTEEQRLREELNAERERQAAARMLETATPAAPADAE; translated from the coding sequence ATGGGCCAGAGCGTGAACCTCAACCTGATCATCGATCAGGTGGCCAAGGACAAGGGCATCGACCGCCAGGTGATCGTCGACCTGCTCGAGCAGGCGATCCTCACCGCAGCGAAGAAGACCTTCGGCGCCGAGCGCACGCTCGAGGCGCACTACAACCCGGACAAGGGCGTGGTCGAGGTCTTCCAGGCGCTGACCGTGGTCGAAGAGGTCACCGATCCGCTCCAGGAGATCAACCAGCTCACCCTCGAAGAGGCCCGCCAGAAGGGCATCGAGGCGGAGGCCGGTGACGAGCTCGTCTTCCAGATCTTCTACCGCGACGAGGACGCTGCGGAGGCCAAGGCGCAGGACGATCGCTACGGCGACATCCTGAAGCTCAAGACCTTCCGCCGTGGCTTCGGCCGCATCGCCGCGCAGACCGCCAAGCAGGTCATCCTGCAGCGCACCCGCGATGCCGAGCGCGAGAACGTCTACAACGAGTTCAAGGACCGCAAGGGCGACATCGCCACCGGCACCGTCCGCCGCTTCGAGCGCGGCAACATCATCGTGGATCTGGTGCGCGCCGAGGCGGTGCTCCCCATCCGCGAGCAGGTGCCCCGCGAGACCTACCGCGCAGGCGACCGTGTGCAGGCCTACGTCCTCGACGTGCTCCGCGAGTCGAAGGGCCCGCAGATCGTCCTCTCCCGCGGCTCGCCGCATTTCCTCACCAAGCTCTTCGAGATGGAGGTCCCCGAGATCGCCGAGGGCGTGGTGGTGATCGAGGCGGCAGCCCGCGAGCCCGGTGGCCGCGCGAAGATCGCCGTCTCGTCGCGGGATCAGGACGTCGATCCGGTCGGCGCCTGCGTGGGCATGAAGGGCTCCCGCGTCCAGGCCGTGGTGCAGGAGCTCCGCGGCGAGAAGATCGACATCGTCCCCTTCGATCCCGATCCGGCCGCCTTCGTCTGCTCCGCGCTGGCGCCCGCCGAGGTCTCGCGCGTGCTCATCGACGACGCGAACCACGCGATGGAGATCATCGTCCCCGACGACCAGCTCTCGCTGGCCATCGGCCGCCGCGGCCAGAACGTGCGCCTCGCCGCGCAGCTCACCGGCTGGAAGCTCGACATCAACTCGGAGACCCGCGTCGCCGAGCTCCGCGACTTCGCCTTCCACTCCCTCTCCCAGCTCCCCGGGATGACGGACACGCTGGTGGAGGTTCTCTACGCACACGGATTCCGCAAGGCGAAGGACATCGCCGACGCCTCGCCCGATGTGGTCGTGCAGATCCCGGGCATCAATCCCGAGCTCATCCCGGAGATGCAGGCGAAGGCCCGGTCGCAGATGTACGACGATGCAGCCGAGCTCTCCCGCATCGAGCAGGAGCGCGAGGCGGCCCGCATCGCCGAGGCCCGCCGGCATCCCGACGAGCTCACCCCCCGCGAACGGCTGATCCGCGTCCGGGGCGTCAGCGAGCGCACCGCCGAGCAGCTCGAGGCGGGTGGCTACAACACCGTCGAGGATCTGATCGCGGAAGCCGACGTGATGAAGCTCGGCGACAACAGCGGCCTCGGCGTGAAGAAGGCCAAGCAGGTCAAGTTCGCAGCGGAGCAGTACCTCACCGAGGAACAGCGACTTCGCGAAGAGCTCAACGCAGAGCGCGAGCGGCAGGCAGCCGCGAGGATGCTCGAGACCGCGACGCCGGCAGCGCCTGCCGACGCGGAATAA
- the rimP gene encoding ribosome maturation factor RimP, with amino-acid sequence MSTAFVQGITDKVRELAEPLASHGGMELVDVEFLREGGRWVLRLYLDRPGGVSLDDCQEISRQVEKLLDVEDFIEPAYALEVSSPGLERPLKTRAHFEQFAGRDIELKTFGPIGDPPRKNYKGRLLGISSDDVVRIEIDGTEYAVPLDKVAKAHLAIDFDALAADLRERK; translated from the coding sequence ATGAGCACCGCATTCGTCCAGGGCATTACCGACAAAGTTCGCGAGCTCGCCGAGCCGCTCGCCTCCCACGGGGGGATGGAGCTCGTCGACGTGGAATTCCTGCGCGAAGGGGGCCGCTGGGTCCTGCGCCTCTACCTGGACCGGCCGGGCGGCGTCTCCCTCGACGATTGCCAGGAGATCTCCCGGCAGGTCGAGAAGCTGCTCGACGTCGAGGACTTCATCGAGCCGGCCTACGCCCTCGAGGTCTCCAGCCCCGGCCTCGAGCGTCCCCTGAAGACCCGGGCGCATTTCGAGCAGTTCGCCGGCAGGGACATCGAGCTGAAGACCTTCGGCCCCATCGGCGACCCGCCGCGAAAGAACTACAAGGGTCGTTTGTTGGGGATCTCTTCCGACGACGTCGTCCGCATCGAGATCGACGGCACGGAGTACGCCGTCCCCCTGGACAAGGTCGCCAAGGCACACCTCGCGATCGACTTCGACGCGCTGGCAGCCGACCTCCGGGAACGGAAGTGA